The segment CTACATGGTAAAATTAAGGTCTTTTAGTCCTGCACTTTGTcttgagtaattttttttcttccaatgcAGGGCTCCTTGAAGATGTCTGGCTCATTTTACTTCAACCTGTCTGGGTATTTGCTGTTTAACTGCTGAGGTTTTTCTACTGCTTGTTCTCCTGAATCCTTAAACTATCAAGTTGTCAGAAGTAGCTGCTAtggtaaggtttttttttttcttttaaaagtagTAACAAACTACGAGAAGTGTGTGCAGTGTGCAtctctgttttggttttatttatgaACAAGGCACCAAAAAGGataaaaaccaacccaaaacacAACAGTGCTGTACAAAAGCAGATGGCAACCAACTTGGAACTAACAAACCAAGAAGCCTTGTTTTATCTCTGTATAGCCCAGTGCTTCTACACGAATAGTAAGGATCAAGTGAATCATTCCACAAGTCAATTCTAGATGTTGCATTTGTGCTTACTAGTTCAAAGTagagtatttaaaatatttaaggtaACTTGTAAAAGCATAGAAattttgaagaacaaaaagaaaaggaggaaaccCTGTAACAGCAGATGAGATAGAAGGGTGACAGTACCTCTGAGCAGATGCAAGTCTGCAACTCCGTTCTACATTCTGCTGTAGTATTGCATTTGGAAAATTGTCCTTGATCTCAACAACTATAGCAATTTTGAATAACTAAGTAATGTTTTACAAATTTTAGGAATCAAGACCAGCTAAACCAAGAAGATGTGTTCAAGATGATCCAGCCAGAAGACTTCTTACTTTATAGAAATTCTGATCTCATTTAATATGTAATATCATTCGACTAACTTAagttcagttatttttcttgaaattaagACACCCGTGGCCTTCATCAGAAATGTTTCTaacattttcaaggaaaaacatGTCCCAGAAACTAAGCATGTTTTTACTAGTTTTTGGAATCATTTGGGGTTTGATGTTGCTACGCTACACTTTTCAGTATCCAAGACGtcaaagcagtgctgagctgcgTGGTCAGATATTAGACCTAAGTAAAAGATATGTCAAAGCactggcagaagaaaataagaatttaatGAATGGTGGCAGTGGAGCCTCTGTAGCAGGATAtggtaagagg is part of the Gallus gallus isolate bGalGal1 chromosome 2, bGalGal1.mat.broiler.GRCg7b, whole genome shotgun sequence genome and harbors:
- the CCDC126 gene encoding coiled-coil domain-containing protein 126; this encodes MFLTFSRKNMSQKLSMFLLVFGIIWGLMLLRYTFQYPRRQSSAELRGQILDLSKRYVKALAEENKNLMNGGSGASVAGYADLKRTIAVLLDDILQRLVKLENKVDYIIVNGSATNTTNGTSNQVSVNSSKRAKAAGNIR